DNA from Mesorhizobium sp. DCY119:
GGTGAAGTTCGTCCTCAACAAGCCGGAAGTCGCCTTCCTGCCTGACCTTGGCATGGACTTCGCTTCGATCGTCTCCAAGGAATATGCCGACTCGCTCGAAAAAGCCGGCACCATGCAGCAGTTCACGCAGAAGCCGATCGGCACCGGCCCGTTCCAGTTCGTTGACTACCAGGTCGACGCCGTCATCCGCTATGCGGCATGGGACGGTTACTTCGGCGGCCGTCAGAAGATCGACGACCTGATCTTCGCGATCACGCCCGACCCGGCAGTGCGCGCTCAGAAGCTGAAGGCCGGCGAATGCAACATCATGTCCTATCCTGCTCCGGCCGACATTGCCGGCTTGCAGGCTGACGAGAACCTGCATGTTGCCGAACAGGAAGGCCTGAACATCGGCTACATGGCCTACAACACGACCGTGGCGCCCTTCGACAAGGTCGAGGTCCGCAAGGCCCTCAACATGGCCGTCAACAAGCAGGCCATCATCGATGCGGTCTATCAGGGCGCTGGCCAGGTGGCCGTCAACCCGATCCCGCCAACGATGTGGTCCTACAACACCTCGATCAAGGACGACGAGTACAATCCGGAAGAATCAAAGAAGATGCTTGAGGCCGCTGGCGTCAAGGATCTCTCGATGAAGATCTGGGCAATGCCCGTCAGCCGTCCGTACAACCCGAACGCCCAGCGCGTCGCGGAACTGATCCAGGCCGACTACGCCAAGGTGGGCGTGAAGGCTGAGATCGTCAGCTACGAATGGACCGAGTATCGCGAACGCGGCAAGCAGAAGGACCGCGACGGCGCCTTCCAGCTCGGCTGGACCGGCGACAATGGCGATCCGGATAACTTCCTGTTCCTGCTCGGCTGCGATGCCATCGGCCAGTCCAACTATGCGATCTGGTGCAACAAGGAGTTCCAGGACCTGCTTCTGAAGGGCAAGGCCACGACGGATCAGGCCGAACGCACCAAGATCTACGAAGAAGCACAGGTCGTCTTCAAGCGCGAAGCGCCGTGGTTGACCATCGCTCACTCGAAGGTCTTCATGCCGATGTCCAAGAAGGTCTCGGGCTTCGTCATGGACCCGCTCGGCATCCATCGCTTCGACGGCGTCGACATCGCCGAATAACAAGGCAAGCGAATCGAGGGGACGGCGCCTTTAATGGGGCGTCGTCCCCTTCTCGCAAGAAAAAATGCTCCGATATATTCTCAACAAGCTCGCTCTGATCGTTCCGACGATCTTCGGCATCTCGCTGGCTGCGTTCGCCTTCGTGCGTTTGCTGCCCGGCGACCCCATTCTGGCCATGGCCGGCGAACGCGGCGTCAGCCCCGAGCGCTATCAGGAACTGCTCGAACGCTTCGGCTATAACCGTCCGATCTGGCTGCAATATTTCGACTATATCGGGAACGTGCTGCAGGGCGATTTCGGCATCTCCATCGCCACCAAGCGCCCCGTCATCGGCGAATTCCTGGCGCTGTTTCCGGCGACGCTGGAACTGGCGACGGTCGCCATGATCATTGCGGTTGTCATCGGCATTCCGGCCGGCATTTTCGCCGCCGTCAAACGCGGTTCGTGGTTCGATCAGTTGACCATGGGTGCCGCACTGACCGGCTATTCCATGCCGATCTTCTGGTGGGGCCTGCTGCTCATCATCTTCTTTTCCGGCTATCTCGGCTGGACGCCTGTCTCGGGCCGCATCGGCCTGCAATATTTCTTCCCACCGGTCACCGGCTTCATGCTGATCGACAGCCTGCTGTCGGGCAAGAGCGGCGCTTTCAGCTCCGCCGTCAGCCATTTGATCCTGCCGTCGATCGTGCTTGCCACCATTCCGCTTGCCGTCATTGCGCGCCAGACGCGCTCGGCGATGCTGGAGGTTCTCGGCGAAGACTATGTGCGCACCGCGCGGGCCAAGGGCCTGACGCCCCGCCGCGTCATCGGCATGCATGCCTTCCGTAACGCGCTGATCCCGGTCGTCACCACCATCGGCCTGCAGGTCGGCACGCTGATGGCAGGTGCCATCCTCACCGAAACCATTTTCTCCTGGCCGGGCATCGGCAAGTGGATGATCGATTCCATCGGCAAGCGCGATTATGTCGTGGTGCAGAGCGGCCTGCTTCTGATCGCGCTGATCGTGATGGCCGTCAATCTGATCGTCGATCTCCTCTACGCCGTCATCAACCCGCGAATCCGCGTGCAGTGAGGCCGAGATGAGCAACGAAACAGTCACATTGCCCGTCGAAGCCAAAGCCCGTCCGGGCGCCTTTGGCGAATTCTGGCACTATTTCTCCATGAACCACGGTGCGGTCCTCGGCCTTATCGTTTTCTCGCTGCTGGTACTGGTCGCGATCTTTGCGCCCTTGATTGCGCCGCATCTGCCCAACGAGCAGTATCGCGACGCGCTGCTGACGCCGCCCGCCTGGCATGAAGGCGGCAAGTCGATGTTCATCCTCGGCACCGACGCCGTCGGCCGCGACATCCTCTCGCGGCTGATCTACGGTGCGCGCTATTCGCTGTTCATCGGTCTCGTCGTCGTCGTCTTCTCACTGACCAGCGGCATCATACTCGGCGTACTCGCCGGCTATTTCCGCGGCTGGGTCGACACGCTGATCATGCGCGTCATGGACATCATTCTTGCCTTCCCCTCGCTGCTTCTGGCGCTGGTGCTGGTGGCAATCCTCGGGCCTGGCTTGTTCAACGCGATGCTGGCAATCGCGGTCGTCCTGCAACCGCACTTCGCCCGCCTGACGCGTGCTGCCGTGATGGCGGAAAAGAACCGGGAATACGTCATCTCGGCCAAGGTTGCGGGTGCTGGCCACCTGCGGCTGATGGCTGTGACGATCCTGCCGAACTGTCTCGCACCGCTGATCGTGCAGGCGACACTGTCCTTCTCCAACGCCATTCTCGAGGCTGCGGCACTGGGCTTCCTCGGCATGGGCGCGCAGCCACCGACGCCGGAATGGGGCACGATGCTGGCCGCCGCGCGCGAGTTCATCCTGCGCGCACCCTGGGTGGTGACCTATCCCGGCCTCGCCATCCTGATCACCGTGCTTGCCATCAACCTGATCGGCGACGGCCTGCGCGACGCCTTCGACCCCAAGCTGAAGAGGTCGTAAGATGCCGCTTCTCGAAATCAAGAACCTTTGCGTTTCCTTCGACACCAGCGTCGGCGCGTTCATGGCGGTGAAGGGCATCGACATGTCGATCGAGCCGCGCGAAGTGCTGGCGATCGTCGGCGAGTCCGGCTCGGGCAAATCCGTGTCGATGCTGGCCGTGATGGGGCTGCTGCCGAAGACCGCGACGGTGACCGCCGACCGTATGGCCTTCAACGGCGTCGATCTGCTCGGCCTCACCGGCGAACAGCGCCGCAAGATCATCGGCCGCGACATCGCCATGATCTTCCAGGAACCGATGGCGAGCCTGAACCCGTGCTTCACCGTCGGTTTCCAGATCGAGGAGGTGCTGCGCGTGCATATGGGCATGGACCGTGTCCAGCGCCGCGCCCGCGCCATCGAGCTCATGCAACAGGTCGGCATTGCCGAACCCGCCGAGCGGCTCGGCTCCTATCCGCACCAGATGTCGGGTGGGCAGTGCCAGCGCGTGATGATCGCCATCGCCATCGCCTGCAATCCGAAGCTGCTGATTGCCGACGAGCCGACGACCGCGCTCGACGTGACGATCCAGAAGCAGATCCTCGATCTCCTCATGCGCCTCCAGGCCGAGCACGGCATGGGGCTGATCATGATAACCCACAATATGGGCGTGGTCGCCGAAACCGCCGACCGCGTCATCGTCCAGTACAAGGGACGCAAGATGGAAGAAGCCGACGTGCTGTCGCTGTTTGAATCGCCGAAGAGCAACTACACCAAGGCGCTTCTTTCGGCCCTGCCCGACAACGCCACCGGCGACCGTCTGCCGACGATCACCGACTTCGTGCTCGACCCAGAGGGAGCGACGGCATGACCGAGATCGTTCTCCAGGCAAAGAACATCGTTCGCGACTATCATGTCGGCGGTGGTCTGCTTACGAAATCGCGCACCGTGCATGCGGTCAAGGGCGTGAGCTTCTCGGTCGAGAAAGGCAAAACGCTGGCCATCGTCGGCGAAAGCGGCTGCGGCAAGTCGACGCTCGCCCGCATCATCACGCTGATCGATCCGGCGACCTCCGGCGAGCTTCTGATCGACGGCAACAAGGTCGACATCGCCCATTCGGCGCTGACGCCGGAAATGCGCCGCAAGGTGCAGATCGTCTTCCAGAACCCCTACGGCTCGCTCAATCCGCGCCAGAAGATCGGCGACGTGCTCGGCGAACCGCTGAAGATCAACACCGACATTCCGGCAGCCGAGCGGCGCGACCGCGCCATGGCGATGCTGAAGAAGGTCGGGCTCGGCCCCGAGCACTACAACCGCTATCCGCACATGTTTTCCGGCGGCCAGCGCCAGCGCATCGCGATCGCCCGCGCGCTGATGCTGAACCCGAGCCTGCTGGTGCTCGACGAGCCGGTCTCGGCACTCGATCTTTCGGTGCAGGCGCAGGTGCTGAACCTGCTCGCCGATTTGCAGGACGAGTTCCAGCTTACTTACGTCTTCATCAGCCACGACCTCTCGGTGGTGCGCTACATCGCCGACGATGTGATGGTGATGTATTTCGGCGAGGCAGTCGAGTACGGGTCACGTGACGAGGTCTTTTCCGACCCGAAGCACAGCTACACCAAGACGCTGTTCGCCGCGACGCCCCGCGCCGATGTGGAGAGCATCAAGGCGAGACTGGCGAAGAAGAAGGCGGCTTGAGGTCTCGGTCACCAACGCTGGTTTAGACCCCTCTCCGTCTCGGCTTCGCCGAGACGGGAGCTAGCGCAGCGCTCGCAGGCCTGCCTTCTATCGTCAATGATTGTCCCGCGGCACGCCCTTCGTCTGCGCCACGCGCTGGTATTTCACCGCCGGCTTCAGCACCATGCCTTGCGCGAGCTGGTCGACCATGCCGCGCTGGATTTCCTGCCAGGGCGTCTGATGCTCGGGATAATGATAGCCGCCATTGTTCTGCAGTTCGGCGCGGCGGCGCACGATCTCATCGTCGGTGACGAGGATGTCGGCGGTGCCCTTCCGCAAGTCGATGCGCACACGATCACCTGTCTTCAGCAGCGCCAGCCCACCGCCGACCGCCGCTTCCGGCGAGGCGTTGAGGATGGACGGCGTGCCGGACGTGCCGGACTGACGGCCGTCTCCGATACAGGGCAGCGAGTGGATGCCCTTCTTGATGAGGTAGGCAGGCGGCTGCATGTTCACCACCTCCGCACCTCCGGGATAGCCGACAGGACCTGCCCCGCGCATGAACAGCAGCGTGTGCTCGTCGATGCCGAGCGCGGGATCATCGATGCGGGCGTGGTAATCCTCCGGTCCGTCGAACACCATCGCCTTACCCTCGAAGGCTTCGGGGTCTTTCGGGTTGGAGAGATAGCGGTCGCGGAATTCCGGCGAGATCACGCTGGTCTTCATGATGGCGCTGTCGAAAAGATTGCCCTTGAGATTGATGAAGCCCGCGCTTTCCTTGAGCGGGTTCGAGACGGAGTGGATCACCTCCGGATTGAAATTTTCGGCGTCGGCGCAATTGTCGCCTATCGAGCGGCCATTGACCGTAAGTGCTGCGGGATGCGGCAGCAGCTCGGCCTTG
Protein-coding regions in this window:
- a CDS encoding ABC transporter substrate-binding protein, which encodes MIRKLTFAAALAAATVLGGAAANAKTLVYCSEASPAGFDPSPWSGGNDFDASSRTIYSRLVEFEHGKTTITPGLAESWTVSDDGLEYTFKLKPGVKFQTTDYFTPTRDLNADDVIFSFERQWKKENKWFEYLPGTGWEYFTGMGFPDLLKEIVKVDDLTVKFVLNKPEVAFLPDLGMDFASIVSKEYADSLEKAGTMQQFTQKPIGTGPFQFVDYQVDAVIRYAAWDGYFGGRQKIDDLIFAITPDPAVRAQKLKAGECNIMSYPAPADIAGLQADENLHVAEQEGLNIGYMAYNTTVAPFDKVEVRKALNMAVNKQAIIDAVYQGAGQVAVNPIPPTMWSYNTSIKDDEYNPEESKKMLEAAGVKDLSMKIWAMPVSRPYNPNAQRVAELIQADYAKVGVKAEIVSYEWTEYRERGKQKDRDGAFQLGWTGDNGDPDNFLFLLGCDAIGQSNYAIWCNKEFQDLLLKGKATTDQAERTKIYEEAQVVFKREAPWLTIAHSKVFMPMSKKVSGFVMDPLGIHRFDGVDIAE
- a CDS encoding ABC transporter permease subunit; amino-acid sequence: MLRYILNKLALIVPTIFGISLAAFAFVRLLPGDPILAMAGERGVSPERYQELLERFGYNRPIWLQYFDYIGNVLQGDFGISIATKRPVIGEFLALFPATLELATVAMIIAVVIGIPAGIFAAVKRGSWFDQLTMGAALTGYSMPIFWWGLLLIIFFSGYLGWTPVSGRIGLQYFFPPVTGFMLIDSLLSGKSGAFSSAVSHLILPSIVLATIPLAVIARQTRSAMLEVLGEDYVRTARAKGLTPRRVIGMHAFRNALIPVVTTIGLQVGTLMAGAILTETIFSWPGIGKWMIDSIGKRDYVVVQSGLLLIALIVMAVNLIVDLLYAVINPRIRVQ
- a CDS encoding ABC transporter permease subunit, whose product is MSNETVTLPVEAKARPGAFGEFWHYFSMNHGAVLGLIVFSLLVLVAIFAPLIAPHLPNEQYRDALLTPPAWHEGGKSMFILGTDAVGRDILSRLIYGARYSLFIGLVVVVFSLTSGIILGVLAGYFRGWVDTLIMRVMDIILAFPSLLLALVLVAILGPGLFNAMLAIAVVLQPHFARLTRAAVMAEKNREYVISAKVAGAGHLRLMAVTILPNCLAPLIVQATLSFSNAILEAAALGFLGMGAQPPTPEWGTMLAAAREFILRAPWVVTYPGLAILITVLAINLIGDGLRDAFDPKLKRS
- a CDS encoding ABC transporter ATP-binding protein — protein: MPLLEIKNLCVSFDTSVGAFMAVKGIDMSIEPREVLAIVGESGSGKSVSMLAVMGLLPKTATVTADRMAFNGVDLLGLTGEQRRKIIGRDIAMIFQEPMASLNPCFTVGFQIEEVLRVHMGMDRVQRRARAIELMQQVGIAEPAERLGSYPHQMSGGQCQRVMIAIAIACNPKLLIADEPTTALDVTIQKQILDLLMRLQAEHGMGLIMITHNMGVVAETADRVIVQYKGRKMEEADVLSLFESPKSNYTKALLSALPDNATGDRLPTITDFVLDPEGATA
- a CDS encoding dipeptide ABC transporter ATP-binding protein, which produces MTEIVLQAKNIVRDYHVGGGLLTKSRTVHAVKGVSFSVEKGKTLAIVGESGCGKSTLARIITLIDPATSGELLIDGNKVDIAHSALTPEMRRKVQIVFQNPYGSLNPRQKIGDVLGEPLKINTDIPAAERRDRAMAMLKKVGLGPEHYNRYPHMFSGGQRQRIAIARALMLNPSLLVLDEPVSALDLSVQAQVLNLLADLQDEFQLTYVFISHDLSVVRYIADDVMVMYFGEAVEYGSRDEVFSDPKHSYTKTLFAATPRADVESIKARLAKKKAA